Proteins from a single region of Pseudopedobacter saltans DSM 12145:
- a CDS encoding hemolysin family protein: protein MDPSIEISGFQIFLTLFLVILNGFFVAAEFAIVKVRGSQIEIKVKSGSRVAKIAKHMTSHLDGYLAATQLGITLASLGLGWVGESVMSNMVFKFFSFFNIPISEAVATSTGHVTAFLIITFLHIVFGELAPKSIAIQRPVNTTMVIALPLQFFYLLFRPFIYVLNGFANVILKLFGIHHVEGGESGHSSEELQYILEQGRESGALDNAEHELIQNVFEFNERVVKNIMVPRTKIVAIEQSATQEELLNLIVEEGYSRIPVYAESIDQIVGIVHAKDILSLLASKTNFILENIIRKPFFVPESKKINNLLTELKLKKMQIAIVLDEFGGTAGMVTLEDIVEELVGEIQDEYDEEKPIVEKVSSSEYIVSASATVYDANEFLPHDLPEDEDYDTIAGLVSEIFGKIPDVGETQIFNGYNFTILKKVGQNIETVKLELVISEDETVDNH, encoded by the coding sequence ATGGACCCCAGTATTGAAATTAGCGGATTTCAGATTTTTTTAACCCTTTTTTTAGTAATCCTTAATGGATTTTTCGTTGCAGCGGAGTTTGCAATAGTTAAGGTAAGGGGCTCACAAATAGAAATAAAAGTAAAATCAGGAAGTCGTGTTGCAAAAATAGCAAAGCACATGACTTCCCATCTAGACGGCTACCTGGCAGCCACCCAATTGGGTATTACGTTAGCCTCTCTTGGTCTTGGTTGGGTCGGAGAATCGGTAATGTCCAATATGGTATTCAAGTTCTTCTCATTCTTTAATATTCCAATTTCAGAAGCTGTAGCTACTAGTACAGGACACGTAACTGCTTTCCTTATTATCACATTTTTACATATTGTGTTTGGGGAGCTGGCGCCGAAGTCAATTGCTATTCAAAGGCCGGTAAACACCACAATGGTAATTGCATTGCCTCTCCAATTTTTCTATTTGCTTTTTAGACCATTTATTTATGTATTAAATGGTTTCGCAAATGTGATTTTAAAGCTTTTCGGAATACATCATGTTGAGGGAGGAGAATCTGGACACTCGTCTGAAGAGCTGCAGTATATCCTTGAACAAGGCAGGGAATCCGGAGCTTTAGATAATGCTGAGCATGAGTTGATTCAGAATGTTTTTGAATTCAATGAACGGGTAGTGAAAAATATCATGGTTCCCCGTACGAAAATTGTAGCCATAGAGCAAAGTGCTACACAGGAAGAATTGCTTAATCTGATTGTAGAAGAGGGGTACTCCCGTATTCCTGTTTACGCAGAAAGTATAGACCAAATAGTGGGGATCGTTCATGCTAAAGATATTTTAAGCTTATTGGCATCCAAAACTAATTTCATTCTAGAAAATATTATAAGAAAGCCATTTTTTGTTCCTGAATCAAAGAAGATAAATAATCTTTTGACAGAACTTAAACTGAAAAAAATGCAGATTGCTATTGTTTTGGATGAGTTTGGAGGAACAGCAGGGATGGTAACACTTGAGGATATAGTGGAGGAATTGGTTGGAGAGATCCAGGATGAGTACGATGAGGAAAAGCCTATTGTTGAAAAAGTTTCTTCTTCAGAATATATTGTTTCTGCATCGGCAACAGTATATGATGCAAACGAGTTTCTGCCGCACGATCTTCCAGAAGATGAAGATTATGATACCATAGCAGGTTTGGTGAGCGAAATATTTGGGAAAATACCAGACGTTGGCGAAACACAGATCTTCAATGGATATAATTTTACTATCCTTAAGAAGGTTGGACAAAATATAGAAACTGTAAAACTGGAACTAGTAATTTCCGAAGACGAAACGGTAGACAATCATTAG
- a CDS encoding DedA family protein, with the protein MEEIWHHIVNLADAQHIISKGGFYLILFVIFAETGLFFGFFLPGDYLLFLAGMFVATEKLDVSIVTMILGLVIAAIAGNFVGYWFGYRTGPVLYNRKDSLFFKKKYLIAAEDYYKKQGAFTLIIGRFVPIVRTFAPIFAGVVKLDVKKFAFYNIIGAIFWITSLTLLGFFLGRRFEKEINEYLLYIIIGFILITTIPLVVTVLKKNINNNKINTE; encoded by the coding sequence ATGGAGGAGATTTGGCATCATATAGTTAATCTGGCCGATGCTCAGCATATTATAAGTAAGGGAGGGTTCTATCTGATCTTATTTGTGATTTTTGCAGAGACAGGACTATTTTTTGGATTCTTCCTCCCGGGAGATTACCTTCTCTTCTTAGCGGGCATGTTCGTTGCTACAGAAAAACTGGATGTAAGTATCGTAACCATGATTTTAGGGCTCGTTATCGCGGCCATAGCAGGCAATTTTGTTGGCTATTGGTTCGGGTATCGAACGGGGCCAGTCCTGTACAATCGAAAAGATTCCCTTTTTTTTAAGAAGAAATATTTGATAGCTGCTGAAGATTATTATAAAAAACAAGGTGCCTTTACATTAATTATTGGTCGATTTGTTCCCATAGTACGAACTTTTGCTCCTATATTTGCAGGAGTTGTAAAGTTGGATGTCAAAAAGTTTGCTTTCTACAATATTATAGGAGCTATCTTTTGGATAACCTCATTGACTCTTTTAGGATTCTTTCTTGGTAGAAGATTCGAGAAAGAGATTAATGAGTATCTGTTGTATATCATTATAGGTTTTATATTGATTACAACAATTCCTTTGGTTGTAACTGTTTTAAAGAAAAATATCAATAACAATAAAATAAATACTGAATAA
- a CDS encoding complex I subunit 4 family protein produces the protein MNLLSLLFFPIIGAIATLFSGKYAKQIALVSSLITLATTLGLLCSFNPEAGRQFTVNYPWMTKFGIYFTAGVDGISMSMLLLTAGLLPLIILSTFKRNIEKPVFYALMLFMQFGLLIVFTAMDAFLFYAGWELALIPIYFICALWGGEDRIKVNMKFFIYTVAGSLFMLLGIIYLYLQTPSRTFSIDAFYALNLPKETQSWLFWCFFLAFAIKMPVFPFHTWQPDTYVSAPTAGTMLLAGIMLKMGVYGVIVWLVPVLTHGFLLWGKIALTLSVIGIIYGSIIAFTQKDIKRLIAYSSIAHVGLISAGVFTWNVQGLQGAIIQMLNHGISVIGLFFVVDILIDRLKTRELSEMGGIAKIAPKFAIAFLIIVLGAIGLPITNGFIGEFLLLNGLFKFNLWYAVFGGLTIIFGAVYMLRTYKAVMQGELNSLTSSFKDISGSEVLVLAIVCLLIIAIGVYPNALLHISEASVEGLITKVNNKLAF, from the coding sequence ATGAATTTATTAAGTTTACTATTCTTTCCCATCATAGGAGCAATTGCAACCCTGTTTTCGGGGAAATATGCGAAGCAAATAGCTTTAGTCAGTTCGCTTATTACGCTTGCTACAACTTTGGGTTTACTGTGTAGTTTTAATCCGGAGGCAGGAAGACAGTTTACTGTCAATTATCCATGGATGACCAAATTTGGGATTTACTTTACTGCTGGCGTTGACGGAATCAGTATGTCTATGTTGTTGCTTACAGCAGGATTACTTCCCTTGATTATTTTGTCAACATTTAAAAGGAATATAGAAAAGCCAGTTTTTTATGCGTTAATGTTGTTTATGCAGTTCGGTTTGCTGATCGTATTTACGGCAATGGATGCGTTTTTATTTTACGCGGGATGGGAATTGGCTTTAATACCAATTTATTTTATTTGTGCATTGTGGGGCGGTGAAGATAGGATTAAAGTAAATATGAAATTTTTCATATACACAGTTGCAGGATCTTTGTTCATGCTATTAGGAATTATTTATTTATACCTTCAAACGCCAAGCAGAACATTTTCTATAGATGCATTTTATGCTTTAAATCTTCCTAAAGAAACTCAATCATGGTTATTTTGGTGTTTCTTCCTCGCTTTTGCTATTAAAATGCCCGTATTTCCTTTCCATACCTGGCAACCGGATACTTATGTTTCGGCACCAACAGCAGGAACAATGCTTTTAGCTGGCATTATGTTAAAAATGGGTGTTTACGGAGTGATAGTCTGGCTGGTACCGGTACTTACGCATGGTTTTTTATTATGGGGTAAAATTGCATTAACGCTTTCCGTAATCGGAATTATATATGGTTCTATTATCGCTTTCACTCAAAAAGACATAAAAAGATTAATCGCTTACTCCTCTATAGCACACGTTGGATTAATTTCTGCGGGTGTTTTCACGTGGAACGTACAAGGTTTACAGGGAGCCATTATACAAATGTTGAACCATGGGATAAGTGTAATAGGATTATTCTTTGTGGTGGATATTTTAATCGATAGATTGAAAACGAGAGAATTATCGGAAATGGGGGGAATTGCTAAGATTGCACCTAAGTTTGCAATAGCTTTTCTGATAATTGTGTTAGGGGCAATTGGACTTCCTATTACCAATGGCTTTATTGGCGAATTCCTGCTCTTAAACGGATTATTTAAGTTTAATTTATGGTATGCAGTATTCGGAGGTTTAACTATAATCTTCGGAGCAGTTTATATGCTTAGAACTTACAAAGCGGTCATGCAGGGCGAACTGAATAGCTTAACCAGTTCCTTCAAAGATATATCGGGATCAGAAGTTTTGGTTTTGGCTATTGTTTGTTTATTAATAATAGCTATCGGGGTTTACCCGAATGCATTATTGCATATTTCAGAAGCGTCGGTAGAAGGATTAATCACAAAAGTGAATAACAAATTAGCATTTTAA
- a CDS encoding inorganic diphosphatase, whose translation MADNHPWHSISPGEDAPEVVTAIIEIPKGSKAKYEIDKDSGLLKLDRVLFSSVMYPANYGFIPQTYCDDKDPLDILVLCSVDVYPMSIIEAKVVGVMHMVDNGEQDDKIIAVAAHDMSVNYIEDLADLPPHTMKEVVRFFQDYKALEGKNVTIEHLLGKRYAYKVIEESVELYKKTFK comes from the coding sequence ATGGCCGATAATCACCCGTGGCATTCTATCTCACCAGGAGAAGATGCACCTGAAGTTGTAACAGCAATTATTGAAATTCCAAAAGGATCAAAAGCAAAATACGAAATAGACAAAGATTCAGGATTGTTGAAATTAGACAGAGTTCTTTTTTCTTCTGTAATGTATCCTGCTAATTACGGATTTATTCCTCAAACATATTGTGACGACAAAGACCCATTAGATATTTTAGTTCTTTGCTCTGTAGACGTTTACCCGATGTCAATTATCGAAGCGAAAGTTGTAGGCGTAATGCATATGGTAGACAATGGCGAACAAGACGATAAGATTATCGCGGTAGCAGCTCATGATATGTCTGTGAATTACATTGAAGATTTGGCAGATTTGCCTCCACATACAATGAAAGAAGTAGTAAGATTCTTCCAGGATTATAAAGCTTTGGAAGGAAAAAATGTTACTATTGAACATTTGTTAGGAAAAAGATATGCTTATAAAGTTATTGAAGAAAGTGTTGAACTTTATAAGAAAACGTTTAAATAA
- a CDS encoding NADH-quinone oxidoreductase subunit N has protein sequence MSSLIVISVLAIVILYLGLFKVKSGLMPVAVLGLLLALGFSVAEWNKGVSPIFSGMMLFDNFAVAFSSLCIGITALIFLLSRGYFEKISQHLAEYYTIMLFSLAGCIMMVSYNNLAMLFVGLEIMSVSLYILAGIKKKDFGSNEAALKYFLMGAFSTGFLLFGIALIYGASGTFNLQEIANYVSDPENIIDPIFYAGLTLMIVGLVFKVGAAPFHFWTPDVYEGAPTLITAFMSTVVKIAGFAAFLRIFQTSFAHLSTFWIPVLTTITVLTLFVGNLTALYQNHFKRLLAYSSISHAGYMLFAIVALGPASSNAIFIYALAYALASVVAFGVLILVETKKGSDAIESFNGLSKTNPFLALALTVAMLSFAGIPLTAGFIGKFYMFSTALSQSHIWLVAIAVLNAIVAMYYYFKVIIAMYFKEADGVAEVKVSTFYRIVLGLGLVLTILLGIYPSCLTTLF, from the coding sequence ATGAGTTCTTTAATCGTTATATCAGTATTAGCAATAGTAATTCTTTATTTGGGCTTATTTAAGGTAAAGTCCGGTTTGATGCCTGTTGCGGTTTTAGGATTGTTGCTGGCATTAGGTTTTTCTGTTGCGGAATGGAATAAAGGGGTCTCTCCTATTTTTAGTGGAATGATGCTTTTCGATAATTTTGCAGTGGCATTTTCTTCGCTTTGTATAGGGATAACCGCCCTGATTTTCTTATTGTCAAGAGGTTATTTCGAAAAGATTAGCCAACATTTAGCAGAATATTATACCATCATGTTGTTCTCCCTTGCGGGATGTATAATGATGGTTTCCTATAATAATTTGGCGATGCTTTTTGTGGGCTTAGAAATCATGTCTGTGAGCTTGTATATTTTGGCGGGAATCAAGAAGAAAGATTTCGGATCCAATGAAGCTGCGTTGAAATATTTCCTAATGGGAGCTTTTTCTACAGGATTTTTACTTTTTGGTATAGCATTGATATATGGAGCATCGGGAACTTTCAATCTTCAGGAAATTGCAAATTATGTTTCGGATCCGGAAAATATAATTGACCCTATTTTTTATGCAGGTTTAACATTGATGATTGTCGGACTTGTATTTAAAGTTGGCGCAGCACCATTTCATTTCTGGACGCCGGATGTTTACGAGGGAGCACCAACATTGATTACTGCTTTTATGTCGACAGTAGTTAAGATTGCCGGGTTTGCAGCTTTTTTAAGAATATTCCAAACGTCATTTGCTCATTTAAGCACTTTTTGGATACCTGTTTTAACCACAATAACAGTGTTGACATTATTCGTCGGAAATCTAACAGCACTATATCAAAACCATTTTAAAAGGTTGCTCGCTTATTCGAGTATTTCACATGCGGGCTATATGCTTTTTGCAATAGTGGCATTAGGACCGGCTTCTTCAAACGCTATATTTATTTACGCTCTGGCTTATGCATTAGCGTCTGTCGTTGCATTCGGAGTACTTATTTTAGTGGAAACAAAAAAGGGATCGGATGCGATCGAGAGTTTCAATGGCTTGTCTAAAACTAATCCTTTTTTGGCATTGGCGTTAACTGTTGCCATGCTTTCTTTTGCGGGAATACCTCTAACTGCCGGTTTTATAGGTAAATTTTATATGTTCAGTACAGCATTATCACAATCACATATCTGGTTAGTGGCAATAGCCGTACTTAATGCAATTGTTGCAATGTATTATTATTTTAAAGTAATAATTGCAATGTACTTTAAAGAAGCAGACGGCGTAGCGGAAGTTAAAGTTTCTACTTTTTACCGCATTGTTTTGGGTTTAGGCCTTGTTTTAACTATATTGCTGGGGATATATCCTTCTTGTTTGACAACATTATTTTAA
- a CDS encoding 16S rRNA (uracil(1498)-N(3))-methyltransferase, whose product MHVFYTPDLNFEENVYVLNEEESRHCSKVLRLKIGDRIHLVDGIGGFYLGEIIEDHPKRTKLTIVSKEKDFNKVAFHLHIAIAPTKNIDRIEWFLEKATEIGIQEVTPVICEHSERKDVKTERLEKIMVSAMKQSLKAYLPKLNKPQTFKSLISSVGSDVHKYIAHCIPTEKREIADSFKREEKYLILIGPEGDFSEKEVQIALENGFVPITLGKSRLRTETAALQACFEINYLNR is encoded by the coding sequence ATGCATGTTTTCTATACGCCTGATTTAAATTTTGAAGAGAATGTTTACGTTCTTAACGAAGAAGAGAGTAGACATTGTTCAAAAGTTTTAAGATTAAAGATTGGAGATCGTATCCATCTGGTAGATGGAATAGGTGGATTCTATCTGGGGGAAATTATTGAAGATCACCCCAAAAGAACCAAACTGACTATTGTTTCTAAAGAGAAAGATTTCAATAAAGTAGCTTTTCATCTGCATATAGCAATCGCACCAACAAAAAATATAGATCGCATAGAATGGTTTTTAGAAAAAGCTACCGAAATCGGTATTCAGGAGGTAACTCCCGTTATTTGTGAGCATTCCGAAAGGAAAGACGTTAAGACAGAGCGTTTAGAAAAAATCATGGTGTCTGCCATGAAGCAATCTCTCAAAGCATATTTACCTAAATTGAATAAACCCCAAACATTTAAAAGTTTAATAAGCAGTGTTGGCAGTGATGTCCATAAATATATCGCTCATTGTATTCCAACAGAAAAAAGGGAAATAGCAGATTCTTTTAAAAGAGAAGAAAAATATCTTATTTTAATTGGTCCCGAAGGAGATTTTTCCGAAAAGGAAGTTCAAATAGCTTTGGAAAATGGATTTGTTCCGATAACTTTAGGGAAGAGCAGGTTGAGAACAGAGACTGCCGCTTTACAAGCATGCTTCGAGATAAACTATTTAAACAGATAA